The Cyclobacteriaceae bacterium DNA segment CAATGTAACCCCGTTGTACGGCAAAGCGCAACAGACCTACATTGGTTCTGCTGCGGGTTTTCACTAATATGTTGGTGCGGTGATTAAAAAACGTTTTCTCGCTGATTTGCAGGCGGTTACTGATTTCAGTAGGGGTTAATTCCTGGCAAATCAATAGTAAAATCTCAAGTTCACGGCTGCTAAGCCTGGAGGTGGTTTCTACACCGGAACCCGAAATATTTTTCCGCATAGCCTCCTCGACAATCTCGTTCTTGTAAAAATCCTTATCCACTATGGAATACAAAGCTCGTTCAACCTCTGCAGGTTCAACGCTTTTGCTCAAAAATCCGTGGATACCGATATCCATCAGCTTATGGATAAACACCGCCTCGGTGTGCATGGTAAGGATAAGCATTTTTACATCCGGATGATGCAAGGAAATATGGCGGGCCGCATCCATACCACTCATAACCGGCATCTCCAAATCCAGAATAACTGCATCAGGAGGTTCAGCTTCAATCAGGGCTAGCAACTCCTTTCCATTAGCGGCCTCTTTCACTTCTTTAACCCGTTGAAATGTTTTTAGCAAGCGAAGCATGCCCTTCCGCACAACCGTATGATCGTCCGCCAGGTATACCGTTAGGCTTTCACGCATCATAGTGTAAAGGTATTTCCATGGTAATATCTAATCCTGATCCGACAGTAGGGTTTCTCATTTGGAAAACAGCTTTAAGATGCTTAACGCGTTGTTCAATATTCCACATGCCAACGCCCTTTCGTGTTTCCTTCTCAGGCAAACCCTTTCCATTGTCGGTATACCGAATGTTGAGTTTGTCAAAATGCCAGTCCAACACAATCATCAATTGGGATGCTCCCGAATGTTTAAACGTGTTGGTAATTAATTCCTGAATAATCCGGAATACCAACAGGGCACGATCATCATTCCACGATTGCGTATTATGTTCCAACAATTTAATTTGAATGGGCTTTCCATCCATTTGATGACAAAGTTTTTTTAATGAACCCGAAAGACCGGTATAATGAAACGCTTCTGGAGTTAACTCCCAAGCTATTTTCCGTACAGCTTCGATGCTTTCATTAAGAATTTTTACCAACTCCTGGTGCGACTCCAGTGCCTCTGAGCCCAGCGCTGCAGATTGTTGTACCAACTGGGCATTTACCTTAGCCCCCCACAGCAACGAACCCAATGAATCATGCAAGTCTGCACCGATGCGCTTTCGCTCCTGTTCCTGACTTTCCAACTGGAGTTGGATCATTTGTCGTTCGTATCTCAACTCTTGTGCAACACGCTGCTCCTGTTCTTTTATAACTCGCTTTTGATAAAGCAAAACGAATACACCCATGAAACTCACCAGCATCAACATGACTAGTGTGCCCCAAATGATTATTTCCAAAGCATGCTCCGCTTGTAATACTTCCATAAAGCAACAGCAAAGAACAGATTTTTGATGATATTAAGTATATTATGTAAAACCCAGCCTAGTTGATGATTTTCGGGTTGATTAACAATCAAATAATTATTAAGCAAAAATAAAAACAACGTACCCGCAAAGTAAAATAATACAGCAAAAGCTACCCATAACATGGGCATATCTAAAATATTATTAATTGGCATTTCCTTAAATAGGTGATACAAATACGACAATGCCATAGCAATAATAAATAGAGCTCCGATATTCGAGGTTCTGGAATTAAAAACTTCTGGTGTTTGTAGAAAAACAAAATTTATAACAGCAAACGTAAGAAAAGTGCTAATAAATATTTTTGTCAGTGTACTTTTCTTGTCGCTTCTGAAAATTCTATACAACAATATGATTTGTACAATCAAATAAATATTTACAATAGGCCAGTTATTAATACCGGAGTCTAGAAAAAACCATAACAATCCATCTGACAATAAAGACAAACAAAGTAAACTAACCAGAAACCACTGTTCTACTTTAAGATTTGTTGGTCTTATAAATGCCACAATTAACGGTATTAAGGGAGATAAAACAGAAACATATGCTATAATTAATAAGGATTTCATTTAGGTAGTCTTAACTACCTGTGATTATAGTGAAGTTTCTGAACCTGAACAATATGTTGGGCAAGGTAACGAAGCATCTACAACAACCCCCTCCTCAGCTGTGCGACCATTTTCACCCGGAATGATATTATTTCCTTTTTCATCAACGCCTACTAAAATGATCTGTCGACCACCCTCATCATCCAGTGCATAGTACATGCGAATACCGACACAACCTTCCAGCGACAAAATTTCCTTGATAATTTCATAACCAAAAAAATGCGCCTTATTACCAGTGGTATTTTTCTCCTGGTAGTTATTCACCCATTTGCGGGCAACGGCATAATCAATGGCATCGCCTTCCAATCCCGAAAAACGGTAGTCTGTAATCAATCTTTCGCTCTCATGATTATTACGTTCTTGCGAAAGTTGCACCGGCTGCTCATCACTCATTTGTTCTTCACAGGAAACAAAAAATACAACCATTACCATGATTACCTGGAGAAATTTGCTGCGTGTTTTCATACATCTAAAATTTAAGGTTCGTCAAAGGGACCTTCCCTTTTTCTGCAGCAAAGGTTGTCAGGCAGGCAAAAGCTCTTCACCGGCATATAGGAGTAACTCCTATACATTGATTTTTTAAAAAATCATGCAAAGCACGTTTGCACGTTGAGCTGATTGTACCATCAAATAAAATATGTCAGGGATTTTGAGCGGTAGATTGACCTAAACTATATGCGAAGGCATAAAAAAGGACAGCTTGAATCGCTCAAGCTGTCCCATCAAGTGCACTCGCAGGGATTCAAACCCCGAACCTTCTGATCCGTAGTCAGATGCTCTATTCAGTTGAGCTACGAGTGCAGGCCCAAAATTGGACTGCAAATGTAAAGAATTAATTTATCCGGCAAAAAACAGTTTTTGCCACCATCAACAAAAAACCTATTTTTGAGCCTTTATTTAACCCCAGAATCCGTGATGATGAGGAAATTCGTGCTCTTTGTTTTTTTTGGTGCCTTAACACTTTTAACCTATGGGCAGGAAGCAGGCACCACCAAGGAAAAACGTAGCGGAAGACCTGATATACCGGGTACATTTTCCATTGATTTTGGCCTGAATTTTCCAATGGGTGACAGCGCGGCTTTCGAAACCGCGGCTTTTGGCTCACGAACCTTGAATGTCTACTATCAACTTGACAAGCGCATAGGCCAGACCAAATTCAGCGTGCACCCAGGCCTGGGTTTTGGATTTGAGCGCTATAAATTCAACAATAACAGAACACTGGGTTATGTGGCAGGCCCGAACGGTCCATTTGATGAGCTGCAGATGATCGAGATCACTTCGGCTTATCCGAATATTTCGGGTATCAAAAAATCACAACTGATTACCAACTACCTGGATG contains these protein-coding regions:
- a CDS encoding outer membrane beta-barrel protein, producing the protein MMRKFVLFVFFGALTLLTYGQEAGTTKEKRSGRPDIPGTFSIDFGLNFPMGDSAAFETAAFGSRTLNVYYQLDKRIGQTKFSVHPGLGFGFERYKFNNNRTLGYVAGPNGPFDELQMIEITSAYPNISGIKKSQLITNYLDAIVEFRFSTNPNDPARSFKVSAGFKAGILIDSFTKLKLNEDGETKKFKNKQDFNLNPFRYGATLRIGAGNFGVFGYYSLSPIFRDKEGPNQAELTNFTVGLTLAGF
- a CDS encoding histidine kinase, whose translation is MEVLQAEHALEIIIWGTLVMLMLVSFMGVFVLLYQKRVIKEQEQRVAQELRYERQMIQLQLESQEQERKRIGADLHDSLGSLLWGAKVNAQLVQQSAALGSEALESHQELVKILNESIEAVRKIAWELTPEAFHYTGLSGSLKKLCHQMDGKPIQIKLLEHNTQSWNDDRALLVFRIIQELITNTFKHSGASQLMIVLDWHFDKLNIRYTDNGKGLPEKETRKGVGMWNIEQRVKHLKAVFQMRNPTVGSGLDITMEIPLHYDA
- a CDS encoding response regulator transcription factor — its product is MMRESLTVYLADDHTVVRKGMLRLLKTFQRVKEVKEAANGKELLALIEAEPPDAVILDLEMPVMSGMDAARHISLHHPDVKMLILTMHTEAVFIHKLMDIGIHGFLSKSVEPAEVERALYSIVDKDFYKNEIVEEAMRKNISGSGVETTSRLSSRELEILLLICQELTPTEISNRLQISEKTFFNHRTNILVKTRSRTNVGLLRFAVQRGYIELS